The DNA segment CACAACCAGGCATTGCGATAGCCTAATCCCATAGAACGGGCTGCTGCCGAGATTGAACCGAGTTTGTGTATGTTTTCAAGCAGCATTATTCGGCCTCCCCCCAAATACAACTCACCATTCTTTTCTATCCATATGCTTGCTTGCAGGCTATAACCAGCTTGAGGATTACGACCAATTTGTGAAGGTTTACGATTAGTTTTCCGGCTTGTTACTTCAGTCATTGTTTGAATTATTTCCCCCATTGGTTATATTACAGACGGAATAGGTACCTGTCAATTATTAAAGATGTAAATAATTTGAATAATGATAGCTCCAAAGAAGAAAATAATACTGGATTAACCGCATGAAATTATTAAGTCGCAGCCAGAACCAGGATCATTTGAAATGGGTATGCAATGTAAGATAGAATTGCAAGGTTTATGAATAACATCCAGAAAACGTGCATTAACACTCTTCGGTTTCTTTCTATCGATATGGTAGAACGCGCAAAATCCGGACATCCCGGTGCGCCGATGGGTATGGCAACAATAG comes from the Dehalococcoidales bacterium genome and includes:
- a CDS encoding LysR family transcriptional regulator, whose translation is MTEVTSRKTNRKPSQIGRNPQAGYSLQASIWIEKNGELYLGGGRIMLLENIHKLGSISAAARSMGLGYRNAWLWINSMNQLAPSPLVVKVKGGSGGGYAQLTEEGHKALKEYKELRKKMEVALDSLQLD